A single region of the Triticum dicoccoides isolate Atlit2015 ecotype Zavitan chromosome 2B, WEW_v2.0, whole genome shotgun sequence genome encodes:
- the LOC119368068 gene encoding pathogenesis-related protein 1A-like codes for MANTRMTLHMCYLTILLLLALLAPPCTPVSDTDDGSNSAGVDGSRRARAEATVDDILSAHNEARRKVGVEPLTWSQGIAGYAKDYARSRRADCAPRRSSLFYFGENIEVGKGRRWGAGALVAQWVDEGRWYDYGSSSCAAPAGSSGCGRYTQVVWRNTTQLGCGKIVCDSGDTLLVCDYFPPGNYGTGRPY; via the coding sequence ATGGCGAACACAAGGATGACATTGCACATGTGCTACCTCACCATATTGTTACTGCTTGCATTACTGGCACCACCGTGCACGCCCGTCAGCGACACTGACGACGGTAGCAACAGCGCGGGCGTCGACGGGAGTCGCCGTGCGCGCGCcgaggccaccgtcgacgacaTTTTGTCGGCGCACAATGAGGCGCGGAGGAAGGTCGGGGTGGAGCCCCTGACGTGGAGCCAGGGGATCGCGGGATACGCCAAGGACTACGCCCGCTCCCGCCGCGCGGACTGCGCGCCGCGGCGCTCGTCGCTGTTCTACTTCGGTGAGAACATAGAAGTGGGCAAAGGGCGTCGCTGGGGCGCCGGGGCGCTGGTGGCGCAGTGGGTGGACGAGGGGCGGTGGTACGACTACGGCAGCAGCTCCTGCGCGGCGCCGGCGGGCTCGTCCGGATGCGGGCGGTACACGCAGGTCGTGTGGCGGAACACGACGCAGCTCGGGTGCGGTAAGATCGTATGCGACTCCGGCGACACGCTGCTCGTCTGCGACTACTTCCCGCCCGGCAACTACGGCACCGGCCGGCCATACTGA
- the LOC119360872 gene encoding pathogenesis-related protein 1-like, whose protein sequence is MSPFACVAALTLALASLSPAAAISVPGHNPGAAVVPSWAQFLRAHNDARSAVGLPPLKWNLTLELDAMQYANKLRIPCNLSPIPWAADGVYGRNLYWANGHHNATHAVAAWVGERRWYDHRANACAPGKTCGEYTQVVWNTTRELGCGRRTCRNGLDTVAVCEYFPPGNYVGVPPY, encoded by the coding sequence ATGTCTCCTTTCGCCTGCGTGGCCGCCTTGACCCTCGCACTGGCCTCGCTATCGCCGGCGGCAGCCATCAGCGTCCCCGGCCATAACCCTGGCGCCGCCGTCGTGCCCTCCTGGGCGCAGTTCCTGCGGGCGCACAACGACGCGCGCAGCGCAGTCGGCCTGCCGCCGCTGAAGTGGAACTTGACGCTGGAGCTGGACGCCATGCAGTACGCGAACAAGCTCCGCATCCCCTGCAACCTTTCGCCGATCCCGTGGGCCGCCGACGGGGTCTACGGGCGGAACCTCTACTGGGCCAACGGGCACCACAACGCGACGCACGCGGTGGCCGCGTGGGTGGGTGAGCGGCGGTGGTACGACCACCGCGCCAACGCCTGCGCCCCGGGGAAGACATGCGGCGAGTACACGCAGGTGGTGTGGAACACCACGcgggagctcggctgcggccgccgcacCTGCCGGAACGGCCTCGACACCGTGGCCGTCTGCGAGTACTTCCCTCCTGGCAACTATGTTGGCGTGCCGCCCTACTGA